The DNA region TGCAAATAGGAAGCTAATGAAGGACTCCTTTAATGGCAAATCATAGCCTACGCCCTCACACACATAAATGAACGAAGTGACGTTACATTAAAGTGGTTGAACTTAAATAAACACTGTTGCCGTGTCTCAGCTATTTTATAAATGACAAGCTTAAGAACGAAAATGGCTAGGAAATagcgaaataattttctttcctttttttttgcgtaGAATGCGAGACTGATTTGGCTTTGATGCAGTTCAAAAGAACTTCCTATTCCTATTGATCTAGGATGTAGAGACTCGATGAATCTCTCACCGGTTTAGAtccttgtaattttttttgtcgttcATGTTGCTGCTTTTGTCAGGgacaaaaaaaagttacaacCTGAAATTGTTGAActgaaatttttgtattttgaattaTCAATTCTTTTCCTCAAGTTAGAGGTTTTTGAACGAAATATTTGAGGTTTGAAAACCGTCAGAAAGTAAGTCTCTAACTTGACAACAACATTACCACCTGTTCTGTGAACTTGACTTTTGTTTCGCGGCAAATGTCTAACTCACCTTTCATTGGCTGAGACCTGTCCAATCAGAGTTCAGCAAACATTGGTGCTTGTTTCAGCACTGCGCTGAGCGACCCTCGCAATAGAGCAGACATTTTGTTTTGTCCTTCTTAAATGAGGGAACCAAACTTATACCATAAACAAATGGATGTACGTTGGACGTTATAAGACATGTTATTTAACGAGTGAAGAGCTTGGACAGCGTCCAGTTAAACCAGAAGCGGGTAAGTTAACGGTGGCTCTTACTGCTCGGAGTTGTATGCCACACTTGTTGATACTGTGAAAGCTTCAAATCATACATTTGTCAACTGGCGATGGTCATTCACAAAAACAACCAACCGGAGGATTAAGTGGCCATGTGAAATTGCGACTCACTTTACGTGTTATGTGATCTATATCCTGTTAAATCACCCACGATATCCGGAATTAGATAGAGGCAAGATCGAGGAACCAAGCGCCAGCTTTAGTTGCGTTACCCTTTGTATATACCAAGCTAAAACTGACTATATTTAGCCTTGAATATTTACCTGAATGAAAGTTGGTGAAAGGAACGCATGATTTTTGTTTGGTGACTAGCAGTGGGTCAGAAAAACTTATCGATCCTTTTTTCTCTGCAAAAGATTGCGCCTGAATTAACTTTTATAAAGGTTAATCTGAGTAAAGTTTGTTAAGGCACAAATGTAGTTATAAGCTTAAAACGATCACATGAAGTGAAGCGTACATTTGTGCAATTCGATCGGGCTCAGTGACCCTTTGTTATTGTAATGACTCTCGCTTTCTTTGTTCGAACTTTATTCAGCTCAACCAAGTCTTCGCACAGCTTCCTGCTGGACATCAAACACTCAAACAGACGCTCGAACTTCTGATCGAAGCTTCGGGGAGGCTTCGAACGCTTCGAAAACGGCCGATTCTTGGAACTGGAGGATGCCCAGTGTCCCGCTTCCAAGCCCAAGCTATTCAACGGGGTAAATTATACAGCATaatctttataattttttattttacggTACGCTGCGGCAAACCCGCTTTGGATCGACGCATTTTTCTTGCTTCCGTCGTGATCATCGATGCATGCAAGCGTAATAGACATAGCCTGATTTCAGACGGGGTGCTTTGCAGTTTTGCAACTCGTTCTCTTTGCGTGTTTGCCGCTTATTGAGTTTGTATAATAGGATCGAAACGACACGGCGCAAAAAGTTAATCGATCGATTACCAATCTTTCCTTCTCACTTCAGGCGTCATACTCCGTATTACACCCATCCAGATGTGAGAATCTATGAGCTCAATCGTCGCTTACAGCACCGGATAGAGGTAAGGCGATGTCAAGGGTTGCTAGCATTTGTTACTGTACCGTGAAAGGCAAAAGCAGATATGTTTTTCACCGCGAGGGTCGTCACGAACTTAGGAAACGATCGTTGGTACTGTCTGTGGGGTCATATGGACAGATTTCACTCGAGTTTAATTTTACAGGGTGAAACTGCCGAAGATTTACACTCGAAAGGGAACTGGCTTGCTAACAAAGGCCTACGATAGCTCTCCATTATTTATTGTAGTATTCAAGTGATGCCAAAATACAATATGTTTTGCTCTTTGTACCCAGTAAAGAGATAAAGTAATATTGATCGTGAGGTTTTTGATttgtgaaataaaaggaaagcaAGGAGGTTGCAGAGGAGTTGTATCATAGCTTTCCTAACCTTTACAGTCcgttaaaatgaattttattagGCATACAGTCAGATAACGATATGTCCATTCCAAAATGAATTTATTAATGATCTTCAAAACATTATTAATGCCTACTTAGTATACTTAACAATTGCTGAAATATTCTGTCGGTAGTTTAGCCCATTGTTATCATGTCACTTGTCAAACTGCTGTTACTGATCCTTTTAGAGAAATATGAGAAGCTCTTCCTGTTTAAGTTTTTCTTCCCTACTTCATTGATAATGCAACCAAGCCCATTATTTACAGCCAAAATACATACCAAAGAGAAGTTTCACCACAAGACAGTCTAAATGAATATATAAAGTATCATCTGTAATAGCTAAGCTTCTGAACATGTTTAATACTAGGAAATTTTACATACCAACCTTTCACTTAACTATACAATTCAATTTCTTAGAGTGAAACTTAATCcaccttgttttgaaaacacaagTGTAAGGAGTGGTCCATATATATTTGGGTCAGGTAAACCGAAAAGTTACCACAAAAATTTATATCACAGATTTAAGAATTCCATTGACAGAATATATCATTTCCTATTACTTAAAGTGGTAACATCTTGTACTCCATGAAAACTTGCAAGGAGAGGCATTTATGAAAAAAGATTTATaatgtttgaaaagaaatgtatcaagaacagtgtggagaatattcataacgatgttagggtgttaaaggTTAATGTCTGCTaatctctttttatttcaggaTGCTGATAATGTTTGGTGGGATGCATTTGCATCAGAATTTTTTGATGATGACGCTACCCTGACATTAAGCTTTTGCTTGGAAGATGGGCCAAAAAGATATTGTATGTCTCACTTAGAGCCTCTTTAAATCCTTAATGACCACAcctttattcatattttttagtcatttttgttaactttttgttaacttttttaccCCTTTACTTGGATATAACTAGATTTGCAAGACTTGAATTTCAGAATCTGGTAGAAAATGCTGGGAAAATATGTCACAGTCTGTAACTTCCTAAATATTGATGAGAATAGTGCCATATTTATTGTCCTTTTTCTGATTGGTCTATTTATCTGTTAAAGCAAATTATTGTTAAATAGGAGAAACAAAACTTTGGGTGAATAGAGAGAACTGTAGGGCTGTGTTAGCCTCTTTTCACCAGCATAAGCATGTTTGGGATTTTCTTGGAGGCCACATTTGGcatcatgtttttttaataaacacatatttagcaaaatttgaattaaaaaaaggctCCTTGTATGGTTCTCTGGAATGTCTAAACCCTGTGGAGAGATTTAGGAATTtaagaaacttaaaatttatgGAACTTAGGATGAAATCTCTTAAGGCATTTGCAACAATATACAATTTTATATGTGAGTGTGATAGAAATATTTACAGGGACAGTGCATTGCTCTTTAGTCTCAcacttttaatgttttttttccctttttttttttaaattcttttagctATTGGACGGAACTTGATTCCAAGATATTTCCGAAGTATATTTGAAGGGGGAGTCAAAGAACTGTATTATCATGTGGTGCAGCCAAAAGAGTCCTACCACAACAACACTAGTACAATAACATTAGACTGTGAAAATACAACGATGATTACACATCATAAAATGCCAGTCTTCACCAAGGTTTGTATCACAGGTGGTCTGCTCCTTGTTGGGTGGTCATAAGTTTTGATTAGGTAAACATAAACACTTCATAACCTTGTCCAAATTGAGGATTAAAAATCGAAAATTTGTCACATGGAGAAGCTTTCCTTGTAGTAAGATAAGATGTGGTACAACAgatacaaaattaaactttcaaTTCAATAGTGACAACAATTCTTAATTTTAGTGACCTTTGTGTGACAGGGTACAGCATCTTAcatgttaacccttcaacttcaaagatctggttgttaattgTCCTCTCTagttgttacacatttccttgtaaattggttacaagaattgggtgttagatcaagattacAACTTTTACTGGATtggtttgagtattctcattatctctTTGCCGACCAAAGTATGGATGTTGCAGGGAGGAGTTGCATGTCTATCTCTTCTGGGTTAAGATTCAGTTCACATTTGTTTGGCCGAAGTGACTTCAgggaaaatgaaactttaaaaccaaattttacaGTTTTAGTGTAAACACAGAAGTGACCAACCAAATTAGCAGAAACGCTTCTCAGCCATCTTATATTCCTTCCATCCTAAGCACTTATTGACATGATTTAATTTAGTTTGAAGTCATTGTTCTTTCCCTGTGAGGTGATTAGTCAAATTGATTCATGAGACCCTATTAACAGTAGTGACACAATAATTTTCAGCCATAGCTGTACTTATCTATATTTTGCATTGGTTGAAAGATTGCGATATACAATATGTATTTGCCCTCCAGTAGACAAACAGGATGGTCCCATTGACTCTTAGAGGGAGGGTTGAAGGGTCCATATCCCCTTTCCCCACCAGACTTCTGATGgaatattgatattttttattagaTTTGTCTAATGTCTAattgcagggggggggggggggtggtggatGGAGATTGTTTGGGAAGTAAACCTCCCTCCCTTGATCCACCCCTGATCCTCCTGATATATTAGACTGGAATTTTGATCTATTTATGTTTAGTAATGAAAGACCTTTTTTGACAAACACCTTATACATGTGTGTTCTTGTCATGTCGCAGGTTTGTACAGAAGGCCGTTTGTTACTGGAGTTCACAATGGATGAACTGATGAGGATAAGAAACTGGCATTTTGCCATTCGGCATTACACTGAAATGATCCCACGGAATGTCATTGTTGGGGCTCAAGATCCGAACTTTTTGGATCAGTTGTCCAAGAATATTACAAGACAAGGAATGACAAATGTCACCCTGAATTATCTAAGGGTAAGAATGGGGAAATTTATTTTGGAGAAGTTCAGGTCAAGTCATAAGGGAATGTCATTTCTGAACTCAGGTCATTGTGGTCTCTTTATGGGTTCCCTCACAGCACACCCAGAAACATTCACTGAATGCTGAAATGTGAATTTTAACATGacctttttatgttttttaataactGGTTCTTCTTCTCAAAATACTGTGGTCCTGGTATATAAAATAATGTACAACTCTTTCTtcataaaacttttttccaaccttttttgttaaaatttttttgtgatgagAGCTTTGCTCAGGCAGCAAACCGATGTATGAGTGATGCAACACACCCATGGCTATATAAATGTGATAAAGGAATATTCCCTAAAATCTGCTATACAAACCAGTCGGTGCTGATAATTTGTTGCCTGTGTAATGTTATCCTTCTGGCTTTCCCATTATGATTCTTTCTAAAAACAAACCTGTTGAATTTCTTACAGCTTTGCGTCATTCTGGAACCAATGCAAGAGCTCATGTCTCGTCACAAAACCTACAACATGAACCCCAGAGGTGAGCTACTGCAAGTCTCATGATTTGAACCTGTATTTAGTTCTAAGCTGTAAAGAGACTTTTTCCCATCATTTTTTTCAGATCTTAATGAAGGATTGAAAAATTATGTAAAGATCTTCATATTAAAATAGGAGTTTGCGAAGCTCATCTGAAGTGGCTCAAGAGATATTGATTAGGCATCCAATAAGATTTCAAACAAGTATTCTTAAAGGAACAGATCATTACTAATCCAAAAAGACATCATTTGTTTCTGTCGTTTGCCAAGACTTTTCGTATAATGTTACTCATTTATCTTTGATTATCTATGCAACATGCataatatgaaataaaacttcaaatgttcaaactttagacaaaaatgattttttgtgtCTGCAGATTGTTTGAAATCCACTCTTTTCCAGAGATGGCAAAGAATGTGTGCCCCTCCAGGTATTTAGCAAATTATATTATTctgcttttttcgttttttcagaATTTGAACTGATTTCTTTTTAGAATTTGGCAtagcattttatttcaaatttttggtaaCTTTGCTCTATGGTTTCTAATTTAATTTAGAATGTATTTAAATAAATTGTGATTGCCCAGGTTTAGTTAGTTCTGAAGAGGACTACTGTTGGTAACAGAGACTGAATTTATGACACACTGAGCAGAATTCATAATAAGAGGCTGATGATGATTTTGCTGGGGGTTGTCAAAATGATGATCATTGAAACAGTCTTCTACAGGACTTCCCTTAACTGTATGATCAAACATCATGAgagacagttttctttttcagtttccaacACTTTCCTGTAAAAAATGGTTTGTCAAAGTGAGTTGGAAACTAGCAAATTTTTCTGTCTACTTTGAAAAAGGTGCCAGCTATTCCAAATGTCTGTGGCTAAATATACAGCATGGAAGCATGACATTTATAACCCTTAGTGTGGCATACTTTGCATCACAATCTGGTCACTCAAAgtctttttgacaaccctgaAAAAATTATAGTATGActtatgaaggaaaaaaaacgaagtAAACTAGAATTGTAATACTCAAGGATaattcaaaaatgaaaagtttgagaaataaaaagtaTACCTTTAAGTGTCCAAAGTGTCTCTTAGATAAGATAGACAATGAGGGTATGCAGAACAAGCAagggattaaccctttaactcccaagatctaattgtgaattctcccttctagcttcaactcattcccttgtaaattagtaacgggaatttggtgatagatcaagataacaacttctacccgtctaagtttgaatattctcattacctgtttgctcaataatgtatggaaattatagggagaaggtacattttaatcacttctgggagttaaagggttaaaggaaataatttgcaaaatgatTACCATTTTGCACAAGCTGAGCTAACTGATTGATCCTGACATAcatatctttgcaaatcttacCACAGATTATAACCAAGGCAATGAAATGATGTGGCAGCCAAATACTCCGACTACACCAGGTAAGGTCTTGTTTTGCCTAATTTGGTTTCACTCTGTAGGTTTTGCTAACTTagtattattttcctttgattttattgatttcctttttagttttaaacatAACATGTTTGTATTGGTTGCTTGTGTTTAGCAGAATTCCTTTCATCATTCGATAAGGTTATCCTTGTAAGGTTTTTGTAAACTCACTATCAGGGCTACTCAGAAAATATTGCAAGATTTCCAAAGTAACTAATTTTTTGGCATTTGGCCAAAGTGATGGTTAagaatattgatttttttttttaaattttcttttttggccagtttacttttaaatttacattGAAGAGTCCAAAGCCCTGATAGTCAGAACCCATATGCCCAAGATCAGTTTCTTTTGAGCCATGACAAAAATGTCCCCAATGGCCATTGGTGATGTAAAGTTTGTGCATGTTCATTAATTGCTCAAGCAGTTGATGAGATTCAGACAAGAATGCTCATAAGACCTGTCATTCAGGGCCTTTATTGTGGCAGTGTAAAGTCATGTAAATAAGTACTCAGCTGAGAAGCCAGTACTTTCAGCCCCTAAACATGGCCACCCTGGTTGAAAGACTGTTTCATGGCAGCTAGGACTGTATTTTAACAAGGAGCCATTTTTTTAACCTATCCAATGCATGTAAGTCAAAAATGGCTGCTGGATGATGATCCTAAATTAGAAGAGCACACATCTTATATATACCTGTTTTACCCCAAAGGATCCCCTTTTCCTAAACTTCTTGAGAGAACCTTGACTGGGCAGCCTGCTTCCAAAAAAGGTTAGCCTCAGTTCCAATCTTAAACAGTGTTTGATCATAGGTAGACTGGCTTGGTCAACATAGGGTAGCCAACGTTTTTTCCACAGGAAAACCAGCTTGATACTTGACTACGATCGTCTTAAGGCCTTTTGTCTGGGGAATTTTGCAGtttaattctgttttaaaaatgaatcagTCTTAAAGAGTCAAATCTTGTGGTCAAACACTGTTTGAAATCTTAGAGAGAGCATGAAATACTTAAAACAGGGATCCAAACTGCAGCTGCACTGTGTATTTTTAGTAGACATTGCAGACAACATTCAAGTGTCTTCTGTTTTTCAGAAACCCAACTGCACAATTGTAAAGCAGATTTGGGCTCTTCTGTGCCCTGGTTGATGTTTTTAAAGCATCTTATCCTAGTGTTACCAATTTCCCAGAATTGACCTTTTCAATTAATACAAGGCTGTTGCAAAAAAAGTCTGCTATATTTTGCAACAGTGCAATCATTGTTTCGCTGAAAACGTTTCGCTGTTGAAGAATTTTCCGTATTAAGCAGGCGTTTAAGTtagaaatattgtaaataatttagtttttccaactttattgcaaaaacaaaataaaaatcccCTAATCCGCATATGCAACACATATTTCCAGAGAATTGCTATCAACATTCAAGTCTACCAATTTTCCTGAGGTCTCTTCACCATGTCTtaataggaaatattttttacaagtTAGTCGCGAGCGttggagcaaaaaaaaattgaagtctAAGTACCTGTTGAGAATTTTCACCGTGGACTTTTCCATTTCCAATTCAGAGATTTTAGTAGAGATATCCTTTATCctgtaaaatttatttccacGGAGTTAGGCCTCGCACTACGTCCTAAAAAGAGGAAGACATGAGGATATAACCCCAGTCACTCCCCACTTTATGGTCAGATGTTGTATCATTAAGCCACAGAGAATTCTGTGGTGCGTCAGGTCATTTGAAATGGGACGCGCGTCTTTCATACTGCCAGAGTCGGCAGTGTCAAAAGCGTCCCGAGCGAAGATAGAGTAAAAATTTTGAGCTTAGACCCTCATCGAATAAAGAATGTTGGCAGACATTTTTCCTGAGcttaagtaaaacaaaaacctgAGAATTCAATAAATTCTATTTTTGCTAGTGGATTAAGTGATAATGGTAACTATAGGGTGACGGTGAAGATGGGAGACATCTTACCCGCAAGCAAGCTAGTAAGGCAGCAGTTTAAATTGTTATCTTCATCAACTCACTCTAAACCGAGGGTTCCCTTTGtgagtttgttttctttcttacttCTCTCCTACAATTCCTGAAATTAATGAATTAAGTTTCTTGTTTCCCACCAGCAGAAACGCCTCGTGCTACGAGGACAAGGCGGAAACGGAAACCTACAAATACAAACTCATCGACCCCTAATACTGGGATGAACAGCACTTCCAGCAAAAAGAAGTCGCCAAGTGCGTCCGGGTTTACTCTGGCGACCCAGGATGTAATGGTTGTCGGCGAACCTTCTCTGATGGGCGGCGAATTCGGAGACGAAGATGAGCGGCTCATTACAAGGTGAAATGTTGTTCTGTCATTGATAAAAAGAGGTTAAGCCGTGCTCACACGAGTTAGTTTCTCGTAACAATTGGTGCAGATGTCAAGggaacttttgttttattcattaGCGAAGAAAACGTGTCAGTAgtatttgataaagaaaatttgctAAACCCGAAGTTAAGTTATGGGTGTAGTGTACTTCAGAACCCAGTAAGTTTTACCTGCGCTATCGAAAGtattataaatttcaaaaaaactgATCGCGTTTTAAGGTTTCAAGAATTGACTTCAAGTGTGCTTAAAATTCGATTATGGAGGCCGCCATTTTGATTCTTGCTCAGCAACCTAGCCACTCGCCTTCGACGTAAAGAACACTCTTTTCCCAGGACACGACTTCTTGTTCAAAAACCCACGTCGGTGTCTACTAAGGATAAAATATTGCGTTTTCGTTTCATTGTCGAGCAACATTAAAGGAAAAGTTGAAAAGGAAACCAGCTAGTGTTAATGCGGCTGTTGAGGAAAACGTAGAAGTTCCAATGAGACCTTGCACTACTGCTAAAAAAAACTAGCAGGCTTCGACGAGATTCGAATTAATGTGTGGGAGCCAGGTACTTAAATCTAGTCGAAGCCTTGATTTTCGTAGGCTTCTTTTTAATAGTAGTTTATTCCCTTATTTGAACCTCTATAATGTTATTTGAAATGTTACCGTAGGTAATAAGCACAGATAGTTCATTTAGATTattcttaaccctttgcactctaacatcagtatgtatattctccatactgctctctataaaTTCTTAAGgtcctgacaaggagaatttgtttaacagtcgagctttttttagttggtgatcatttcctatattcttgtTACTCTTATgggtgattcaggggtgatattgtgaggagaatttagatgttaGTCGCTTCCAGGGGACAGAAGATTAAAATGTGGGGTGTGAATATCCAGTAACGGTTCTTCTTCACTTCAGATTGGGTTGTGATGATGGTGAGAGCAGTTTCCTTGACATTAGGCCCTCGGTGAGTGTTTATCCTCCCTCTCGCATTAATTTACCTCTGACAAATAGATAATGAGCTGATGATCCAAAGACTTAACACCTCGCAGAATTTGTCCAATTACGATAAATGTAAATAGGGGATCATTTGGTGAATGCGTTTTAACTGTTTCCTCCCTTTGATTTACGTACTGTAAGGTCGATATTCACGAGccgttttattttaaaattgtgttattttgtCAGAGGGAAATTGAAGAGGGAGGGTGAACCGAACGACAACTCTGACCTTGCACTGTATTTAAAGCGATAGAAGACTTTTTCTTTGTGTGCAAAACTTCGTCTGTCACGAAGGGAGCTGGAAGAATGCGAGATAGTTATGCTTATCCGCGTTTCGGGCTTTCCTTACTTTCGAGAGTTCTTCCAACTTTGCGATGGTTACATAACCACAGAGAAGagttattttgctttcaaaCGATATTTCTCAAAATATATGTGATAATCGAGAACGTCACATCCGCGTTTACATACCCTAGTCTAAACGCGTGTATCGACCAATCAGAAAGCCCGTGGTATCTCTgttattgtttgataaaaatTGCAGATTAAAAATCGAAGTAACACTCGAAAATTATGATCTTAGATTTCGcttaaatgaaatattatgaCAAACATTTGTCGAGATCCAACGGCGTTGTTTAATAGATTCACATGAGACAAGTTTTCTAAATGTTGAGATGAGTATTGCACAAAGCGGTTTCATCAACAATTTACCCCTAAGTGTTGTGGGAGAGGCCGGGAGAGGGATGTAAGAcgcaaattgaaaattttttattgagaTACTGGAGATCAAGTGTTGGAATATTTCCCTTCTCGCGAATGaaagggaaaagttttttttttcttttctttcgtaaGTTCATCTTAGTCATTGCTAAATTTACACGAGTACTATTTAGAGCATCCGTCGTGAC from Pocillopora verrucosa isolate sample1 chromosome 1, ASM3666991v2, whole genome shotgun sequence includes:
- the LOC131785426 gene encoding LIM domain-binding protein 2 isoform X3 — translated: MYVGRYKTCYLTSEELGQRPVKPEAAQPSLRTASCWTSNTQTDARTSDRSFGEASNASKTADSWNWRMPSVPLPSPSYSTGRHTPYYTHPDVRIYELNRRLQHRIEDADNVWWDAFASEFFDDDATLTLSFCLEDGPKRYSIGRNLIPRYFRSIFEGGVKELYYHVVQPKESYHNNTSTITLDCENTTMITHHKMPVFTKVCTEGRLLLEFTMDELMRIRNWHFAIRHYTEMIPRNVIVGAQDPNFLDQLSKNITRQGMTNVTLNYLRLCVILEPMQELMSRHKTYNMNPRDCLKSTLFQRWQRMCAPPDYNQGNEMMWQPNTPTTPAETPRATRTRRKRKPTNTNSSTPNTGMNSTSSKKKSPSASGFTLATQDVMVVGEPSLMGGEFGDEDERLITRLENTQYDASNGVGDDGDFGNSPMSGSPSLWSADRKPTQDDSAGD
- the LOC131785426 gene encoding LIM domain-binding protein 2 isoform X4, which translates into the protein MYVGRYKTCYLTSEELGQRPVKPEAAQPSLRTASCWTSNTQTDARTSDRSFGEASNASKTADSWNWRMPSVPLPSPSYSTGRHTPYYTHPDVRIYELNRRLQHRIEDADNVWWDAFASEFFDDDATLTLSFCLEDGPKRYSIGRNLIPRYFRSIFEGGVKELYYHVVQPKESYHNNTSTITLDCENTTMITHHKMPVFTKVCTEGRLLLEFTMDELMRIRNWHFAIRHYTEMIPRNVIVGAQDPNFLDQLSKNITRQGMTNVTLNYLRLCVILEPMQELMSRHKTYNMNPRDCLKSTLFQRWQRMCAPPDYNQGNEMMWQPNTPTTPETPRATRTRRKRKPTNTNSSTPNTGMNSTSSKKKSPSASGFTLATQDVMVVGEPSLMGGEFGDEDERLITRLENTQYDASNGVGDDGDFGNSPMSGSPSLWSADRKPTQDDSAGD
- the LOC131785426 gene encoding LIM domain-binding protein 2 isoform X5, with product MYVGRYKTCYLTSEELGQRPVKPEAAQPSLRTASCWTSNTQTDARTSDRSFGEASNASKTADSWNWRMPSVPLPSPSYSTGRHTPYYTHPDVRIYELNRRLQHRIEDADNVWWDAFASEFFDDDATLTLSFCLEDGPKRYSIGRNLIPRYFRSIFEGGVKELYYHVVQPKESYHNNTSTITLDCENTTMITHHKMPVFTKVCTEGRLLLEFTMDELMRIRNWHFAIRHYTEMIPRNVIVGAQDPNFLDQLSKNITRQGMTNVTLNYLRLCVILEPMQELMSRHKTYNMNPRDCLKSTLFQRWQRMCAPPDYNQGNEMMWQPNTPTTPGSPFPKLLERTLTGQPASKKAETPRATRTRRKRKPTNTNSSTPNTGMNSTSSKKKSPSASGFTLATQDVMVVGEPSLMGGEFGDEDERLITRLGCDDGESSFLDIRPSTGEHSV
- the LOC131785426 gene encoding LIM domain-binding protein 2 isoform X1, translated to MYVGRYKTCYLTSEELGQRPVKPEAAQPSLRTASCWTSNTQTDARTSDRSFGEASNASKTADSWNWRMPSVPLPSPSYSTGRHTPYYTHPDVRIYELNRRLQHRIEDADNVWWDAFASEFFDDDATLTLSFCLEDGPKRYSIGRNLIPRYFRSIFEGGVKELYYHVVQPKESYHNNTSTITLDCENTTMITHHKMPVFTKVCTEGRLLLEFTMDELMRIRNWHFAIRHYTEMIPRNVIVGAQDPNFLDQLSKNITRQGMTNVTLNYLRLCVILEPMQELMSRHKTYNMNPRDCLKSTLFQRWQRMCAPPDYNQGNEMMWQPNTPTTPGSPFPKLLERTLTGQPASKKAETPRATRTRRKRKPTNTNSSTPNTGMNSTSSKKKSPSASGFTLATQDVMVVGEPSLMGGEFGDEDERLITRLENTQYDASNGVGDDGDFGNSPMSGSPSLWSADRKPTQDDSAGD
- the LOC131785426 gene encoding LIM domain-binding protein 2 isoform X2; the protein is MYVGRYKTCYLTSEELGQRPVKPEAAQPSLRTASCWTSNTQTDARTSDRSFGEASNASKTADSWNWRMPSVPLPSPSYSTGRHTPYYTHPDVRIYELNRRLQHRIEDADNVWWDAFASEFFDDDATLTLSFCLEDGPKRYSIGRNLIPRYFRSIFEGGVKELYYHVVQPKESYHNNTSTITLDCENTTMITHHKMPVFTKVCTEGRLLLEFTMDELMRIRNWHFAIRHYTEMIPRNVIVGAQDPNFLDQLSKNITRQGMTNVTLNYLRLCVILEPMQELMSRHKTYNMNPRDCLKSTLFQRWQRMCAPPDYNQGNEMMWQPNTPTTPGSPFPKLLERTLTGQPASKKETPRATRTRRKRKPTNTNSSTPNTGMNSTSSKKKSPSASGFTLATQDVMVVGEPSLMGGEFGDEDERLITRLENTQYDASNGVGDDGDFGNSPMSGSPSLWSADRKPTQDDSAGD